From Candidatus Delongbacteria bacterium, a single genomic window includes:
- a CDS encoding type II toxin-antitoxin system RelE/ParE family toxin has translation MIISFKDIETEKIWNQEFSKKYPKSIQRTALRKLLILNAAQNINDLRIPPGNKLEALKGNKKGQHSIRINDQRRICFLWKQNNAHQVEIIDYH, from the coding sequence ATGATAATATCTTTTAAAGATATTGAAACAGAAAAGATCTGGAATCAGGAATTTTCTAAAAAATATCCAAAATCTATACAAAGAACCGCATTAAGAAAATTATTGATTTTGAATGCAGCACAGAATATTAATGACTTAAGAATTCCTCCAGGAAATAAATTAGAGGCATTAAAAGGAAATAAAAAAGGTCAACATAGTATTAGAATAAATGATCAACGGAGAATTTGTTTTTTATGGAAGCAAAATAATGCACATCAAGTTGAAATTATAGATTATCATTAG